AGCATTGGGGCTGCCGGTGAAGGGTACCGTCTCGATTCCTCGTAGCCCTGATTGGACTTCTCTCTACTAACCATGACGATAGCATCGACCTCACCATCGCAAACTCTGTCCATATCATGGAGCCCCATTGGAATCCTATGGTCGAATCACAAGCAGTTGATCGTGTGCATCGTATTGGGCAGAAACAGGATATCGAAGTGGTCAGATATGTCGTACAGGATTCCATTGAACTTGTAAGTCATTGCACAATGGTTAACGCGCGGTACTTACCTCACGTCATATAGTATGTTCGCTGGGTTCAGAACCACAAGTTACAGATGATAAGGGAATctctgtcgtcgtcgtccgaaCATAATGCGGAGACAGTATCGGATGTGCGGTGGAAGGTAAGTCTTGCATTTCGTTGATTTACCGGGGCGTGGCCTTTACTtatttttctagaaattGTTAGAGTTCCTTGAATAAAGCCTACCTCCTCGTTCAAAACTGGTGCAGGTGCTTCGGTTATTGACGGAATTATGGACGGAATTCATTGACGCGGTTTTATATTCTAGACGGTATTTGGAAATTAATAAACCAATGCTTGGATTCTGAGGCAAAAAAATATGGATATGAGCTGGTAGCCGGTAAACTACCCAATTGGACTCCACGGAGCCTTCTCCCAGGTTCCCGCATATGCAGTATAATTGCCGTTATTTCCACGGATGAATCCCAGACGGGGGGTACGGCAGACCCGCCATTGTTGACGGCAACAAGGCGGGTAGGGCAGACAAAGGAACTTCATTATTCGACAGGTTACAGTTTTTATTTGGCCTCTTGACCGATTACTTAGTCTTTTCCCCACTGTTTAACTCACAAGATGCATGTTGAGTTCCAGAGATCTCCTGTGTCAGAAATGATTGGCCGTTCGTATATTCAGCAGGCAACATACAGCGCTAGAGGTATATTTTAACCCCATCCAACAACGCATTACTCAACTTTAATTACTCCGCCACATAAGCCAAAGTGTAAAATAAGTGGGAATAGAAGGCCGATCAGTTGCATTGAATAGGTCATGCTCTACTATTCTACGTGGCATAATCACCTACTTAATAAAGTAGTTTAAATGTCTGTGCTTTCCTAAACTAGAAATCCATAAGTCCTTAATTCGAAGACTAGAGAAGCTTAACTGTACTAGtgttaaatatctatttatgTTACTTCGGTGTCAGCACTTTAGCAGGATACAGCCCTAGTTATTATTTCAAACAATGTGAAATATTCGCATGACGAATCAAAGCATATACTTAAACAACGGCGACCGATCTCCCATCACCTGCAACTCCTCCGCGCTATACATCTGCTGGATTTGATCCCTGCCAATCCTCGCATTCCGTCTATTCACATACCAGAACCGAAGTTCCAGAACCGTACTGGCAGCGATGCCCGCAGCAGCGAATCCAAGTGAGCTTCCAAACCCAGTAGGGTATTTCGGCGCTTCCTTTTCAAGATAGATGAATGAGCCAACGAGACCACCCGTATTTCCTATACTAATCATAAAGGCGATGCCCATGGCATGCTTCCGCGCTCCTGCTAGATTATTAGACGTCCACGCATTTGTACCCGGGAGGATCGGGTAGAGCCCGATGCAGGCGAGGACAACGCCGAAATAGCATGCCGGGATGTTACTCTCGATATTCTCCGCGAGGGCAAATAAGATAGCGAATCCAATAATACTGAATGTCTGGCCGGTGACGATAATAGGCATGCGCCAGCGTAGTTTATCTGCAGCGAGGCCAAACAGGTACGCAGACAGTGCCCCTGCAATATAAGGCGGGATTGACAGTAATTGAGCATTTGCAGAGGTATATCCCATATTCTTGATGATCTGCGGCAATGTAAACTTCAATCCATAGTTTGGTATAGCATTAGACCAGAAATTCAGGACTTGCAGGTATAAGTGCCAGTCAGTAACAACTTTAAATAACGTTTTCCAGTCGAATTTGTTCGCTTTTTCATCGACCACTACACGTCCTCTTTGTGCTTGCTtccgcagctgcaggaaGCGGATTTCTTCAGGGTCTAGCCATCTGCTGGATAGCTGAGGAGAATCCACGAGGCAGAAGTAGCAGAGACCTGCTAGTAGTACGCTGGCGGCGCCTTCGATGATAAAGATCCATCTCCACCCGGCGTAGCCGCCGACGCCGTTCATCTTGGCGAGACCGAAGGCGAGGAGTCCGGAGAATGCACCTGCGAGTGCGCTTGCGGTATAGAAGATTGCGATGCGGGTTTGCGTCTCGTGTGGTAGATACCATTGGCTGATCAGCCAGACCGCGCCTGGGAAGAATCCTGCTCTGGGAATGGTTAGAAGTAGCTTTAGAGATGAGGGAAGGTTCGGTGTCGTACTCGAAGACTCCGAGAAGAAAACGAACTGCGCAGAGACTGGAAAAGTTCTGCACCACACCCGTCAATGTCATGACAGTGCCCCATCCCAGTACCAAAATGGATAGGTAAACGGATGGTTTCTTGAACCTGGCAAGAAGGATATTGCTTGGGACCTCTATATACCAGAATAATAAGTAGGTGGACCTAGCAGCTGTAGTCGCTTACATACCGAATAGTACATATGGCACGAAGAAGATTGCCAGCGCGATATTATAGTCGGCGCCTGACATGTCCAGACTCTCTAGCAAGCCTTCGATTTTGGCATTTCCTGTAATCGTCAGACAATCCGAAAAAGTAATGAATAATATGGACGTACCAATATTTGCTCGGTCGATATAGGCACAAAGGTAGAGTATCATGAGCATAGGGCACAGGCGCCAATCAATCTAGACAACCCCATTAATTGTCAATGATCCCATGTTAAACACGGTCTCACCAACCTTGCGAACGcacttcttcctccgctcATCCGAAAAGCTCGCAAGAAAAAGCGCATCCTCACGACTCAGCCCGCTTTCCATATAACTCTCCTCTAGGCTAGGGGCAGCCTCCAGGCTTTTCTCTTTCGAAGCATCCTCCACTTCTATCgggctggctggcttggcGGGTGACATAGCGAGTGGCAAAGAACTGActgctggcactggctcTGTCCGCTACACCTCGACAATTGACACGACTCAGGCTACTTTATACTCAGTGGGTTTGTCAGGCGCCGAGACAGCCAAGATATCAACCCCGCGCCGTATACTCCAACTCCGCAAGAATGGAGGGTTTGCGGGGTAATAAGGTTCTCATTCTGGAATGATAGCCGGTTTTGAAAAGGCTATATGCCGAACAATCTATTGATCGGGGGATTACCGATATATTGGGTTTAAGATAGTGTCCTGCTGCCATGCATTAAAGCCGAGGTTACCCCGGATACATCACGCCCAGATTCGTATTATCTATCCTGTCTTCACTTGGCTGTCAGCCATGGCAGCCCAGCCATAATCAGCCCAAGTACTCCGCCTGAGGAAATCCAATAAGCTACCCAGATTTAGTTATAGCACGTCCAGTTAACGTTCCGGCCAGATCGGGCGCTAGATGGTACGCTGGCCGGCGTCCAATCGTCCGCCCTTTCGCCTTATTATCGGCGAAATATGTACATAAGCTACGAATTCCTTCAggaatataataagatattgTAAGATATTTCTATAAgctgatatatatctatacagCGAATTGACAAgaaattactaatatatatcgACATACCGTTCGACCAAAAACCCCACGAGTGGTTATTTAgcgtctttctatttgcattatatgtCAACGTATATCAGCGGGTGATATAGACCTGGAAGATGAATGAGAGATcaatatctctatatttataaatataaaattcCCTTGTTATACAGCTCCCAACTAAGTGATACTAACTAGGCAACAGGGATTCACATGATGTCCCAATCCGGCCTAGCTCGTTCGTGGGGAATTCCAGTGTCCAGATCCTCAAAGTTCAGACTTCAGACTTCACTGACATCTACACGAATGCAATTCAGCGTTGTCGTAGACATGGGGAGGAGACAGCATAAAAAATCACGAGCTGGCTGCATTGAGTGTAAGCGTCGCCACGTCAAGGTAAGCTGCTCCAGTTCTACCCAGACAGCATTCTCACGGTGGACAGTGCGACGAGAAGCGGCCAATATGCTCCCACTGCATTTCCTCCGAGCGGCTATGCGAATACGCGCCAGTGAGGTTCCAAGACATGCAACCAGCCAGCACGAGCAGAAAGCGAACTCGGTCGATTGAATCACCAGTGTCCGGCTCATCCGTCGACTCTTCCCCTCTTACACAACTAGATCCGCCTGTGAACATGCTGCATGCCGAGCTGTTCTACCATCTGTCCACAGAAACTTTACCCTCGCTTTCCATGGATGGCAGCAGCATGTCCATTTTGCCCACCGAGGTGATCAATTATGGCCTAGCTGCCCCCTATCTTCTGAATGAACTCATGGCGCTGGCCGCCTTACACCTTGCTATCCTTCGCGAGAGCCAGAGAGACTTCTACCGCCATCATTCCACTGAACTCCAGAATCACGCACTGCGGATCTTCCACGGGACCGAGATAGATGCCAGCGGGAAACCGTCTGTCCCGgcgtttctcttctcctccatccttggcctccatctcctttgcGACACTCTAGTTTTCCGAGACCAGGACTTTCAGAGTTTCCTAGACCGTTTCGTCCACTACCTGCGCATCCACCGTGGTGTGCGTACTGTTATTGGAGGAAACTGGAGTCAATTGAAACAGACGCCTGGACTCAAGTCTGTCCTGGCTGAGGGCGAGGCAAgcctgcagatgcagaacaATGACaccgaagcagcagcggtaTGCAGAGGCCTTTTGGCACGCATCAGAGCGGCGAAACTGGGCCCAGCGATCACGGCAACCTACGAGCAAGCTATTGAAGCGCTGCAACAATCCATGAACGCAGGACAGGGCGGTGCGCCCACCGATACGAGACATGTCGTTGCCTGGTCAGTAATGATTTCCGTGGAGTTTGCCGATATGCTTGTCCATCGGCGACCCGAGGCTCTTGTGATTCTAGCGCATTATGCAGTTCTTCTACACTCGTGCCGAGACATGTGGATGTTCTGCGATGGGGGGCGGTTTTTGATTGAACCAATCGACCAGTACCTAGGGCCTGAGTGGGCGGAGTGGCTAGAGTGGCCGCGTCATGTTTTGAAGGAATCAACCTCAGGCCGTTTAGCTACTGGTACGGAGTAAATTGCCAGGATGGCTGGTCTGGTTGGGGGAATGGATTTGCAGGTTATGCTAATCGGCTCATTTGGTAGCTTTGACCATAGTACTGCCGCTTAGCAGGAAGACTCTGGGAATCGGGAGATGATTGGAGTCCCAGACGCAATGGGTCCAATGAAATCGCCGCTAGTTAAAGTGATCCGTGCATACGCGGATCCATCCGAGTACGCGTGGGGCAATTCCGCTTATTAAAAATGGATCAGAGAACAATGGGCCAGCGCTTCATTACTGATTCTGGCATCACTCCAGAGACGCCATGGCATCTTTCCTGCTGACGAATGCCGCTAGAGGCTAGTTGTTGGGATCAGGCTATAAAATGAGGGTTACTGGACTGGTCGAAGCATTTCTCTGACCGTCATATACCTGTCAACAAGTAACGCTTATCGTTTGTTTGACTATGTTGATATCCAGGCTGATACACCTCGCGGCATTCGGCACTGCTGTCTCTGCAGGAGATTCTCGCTGGCCAACCAGTCCACCAGTTGTCGATCTTGGGTACGAGATTTATCAGGCAATCGAAACCAACGTACGTATCAGGAGCACCGTCGCGCCTCATTTATTGACCGTCGCAGGCAAGTACTGGGCATTATACGTTCTCGAACATCAGATACGCGGCACCCCCCATTTACGATCTGCGTTGGAGAGAACCAGTGCCACCCCAGACGAATCGCTCTTCAATTCAATCCAATTCTCAAGCGATTACCTGCGCTCAAGCGACCCCATCATGGCAAATCAAAACGGCCCCTGCCGTTAACGGTTATCTGGATTCCGGAGTCGTGCCTAATGTCTCGTATGCGAACCTGACGAGCATGGTGCAATATGGCCAGGAGGACTGCTTGTTCCTGGATGTGCATGTGCCAAAGACTGTCTTTGACCGGGCCCAGAACGGTGCTCAGGTTCCAGTTCTTGTGTGGATTCATGGTACATACATTCTACAACACTCTATGATAGAAGCTGACGAGTGATAGGGGGTGGATTTACAGCCGGCTCCAAGACCTCCTTCGGCTCTCCAGATACTCTTCTTGATCGCGCTGCACAAAACTCGGATTCAGTCATCTACGTTGCCTTGAACTACAGACTCGCTGCTTTTGGCTTCCTCGCTGGGGCTTCTTTCGAAAAAGAGGGCGGCTTGCTGAATGCCGGTCTCTTTGATCAACGCATGGCCCTTCAGTGGATCCAGGATAATATCCACCGTTTCGGTGGTGACAAGCGCCAGGTCACTGTCTTTGGGGAATCCGGTGGCGGGGGGTCCATTATGCATCACATCACCGCAGGGGGAGGGGCCATCCCAGCCTTGTTCCAGCGCGCTGTCCCACAGTCACCGGCATATTTCCCGTACCGCTCGGCGATGGAGAACCAGAATGGATTCGAGTCATTCATGGGCCGTGCCAATGTCACTACTCTGGCTGAAGCTCGCAAAGCCCCATCAGAGATCTTAGTTGCAGCGAACTCTCACTCCATCGGCGAAACCTTACCCTATCACTCACCCGTATACGGCCCAACCCCAGACGGGAACCTGGTCCTCGAAGACCCCAAGGtccatcttcgacgacgcGAGTTCGACCACTCAGTCGAGATCCTGGTCGCCCATAATTCAGACGAAGGTCTCGTCTTGGTTCCAGTCATCCATACCGACGCCGAATACAGGGCTCTGATCAAAAAAATACTGACCAGCGCTGACTCGACGACAATCGACCATATCGCAGACGTCCTCTACCCGCCCATCTTCGACGGATCCAAAGGCTACACGAACAACTACCAACGCGCAGCCAAAACAGCCGGCGACGCCATCATCGACTGTAATGCCGTGTCCCTAGGTCTAGCCTTTGGCTCCCAGGGACGGGCACGGTCGTATTATTTCTCTTCCTACCCTGGCATCCACGCGCAGGACACGCCTTATACCTTCTACAGCCCGGGTGTGCAGTCCGGGTATGCGCTTGTTGAGACCGGGCCCATCAACCAGACTGTTGCGTATGTGCTGCAGGACTACATTGCGAGCTTTGCCGTGACCGGCGAGCCCATGAGCGGGCTGGATGGTTTAGGAGCAATTCCGCCGTATACGTCGAATGGGACGACGGTCCGTTTGGACTCGGGGGGAATTAATATCACTAGTGATCCGGCGCTAGGTGACCGTTGCAAATGGTGGGCGTTGGGAAGGTATAATTAAAGGGAATATTCATTCGACTGTAAATAGATTTAGTGGAATATGGGTCAAACTGTGGGACTCCTGTGGGTCTCAAAGGCTAATTTTTCTCGCGTATGCACGGGCCATCTTATATAGGACCGCCTTCACGTATGCACGGGCCATTTCCAGGGCTACCTATATCAACTCCAAACATGATCCCATCCACCTGTGTCTATTTTGAATATAGGAGCGGCTTGCAACCCACACTACGATGGAGTCTGTCAAAATTTCTGCCTACTCCAGGCCTACGTCGTGGAGACGCCGAAAAGCTTATAAAGAGAGCTTGCTGTCCGAAGCATCAACTTCACATCTGCAttcccttcctcatcaatccaactaaataagaagaaaaacaCCATGACGGAACTCCAAACATACAAAGGCTTCTACCTGTGGCACTACGTCCCCTCGCGCGTCGCCGCGGtgatcttcctcctcctcttcctagCCGCAACAGCATTCCACTCGTGGAAGACCTGGAAACACAAGACCTATTTCTGCATCTGCTTTGCCCTCGGCTGTTTTTGTACGTGTGCACCTCCTTTCCACTTCTTTCTATACCCAGTTCCTCCCCGTCCACTAACATGTTATGTTTTAGTCGAATTTATAGGCTACTGCGCGCGCACCTCCGCGCATAATAAGACCGGAAAAATGATGCCCTTCTGTATCCAGAATGTCTTTATCCTGCTTGGACCCGCCCTCTTTGCAGCGTCTATATACATGGTCCTCGGGCGGGTCATCGTCGCTGTAAAGGGCGCGCGCCACTCTCTCATCCCCGTGAAATGGCTGACCAAGATCTTTGTCGCGGGCGACGTAgtctccttcctcatccagggTGGCGCGGCGGGGATGATGGTCTCGACGGATCTGGCGAGTTTGGGGAATAAGCTTGtggtggttgggttggtggtgCAGGTGGTGATGTTTGGGCTGTTTGTGGTTACGGCGGTGATCTTTCAGGTGCGGATGAGCCGGGATGGTGGTGCTGGGTTGGAGGTGTTCTCTGGTAATTTTAGGTGGAGGTTCCATCTCCGGACGCTTTATCTTGTCAGTTTGCTGGTTATGGTGCGGTCTGTGTTTCGCGTCGTGGAGTTTGTGATGGGGAATGATGGGTATTTGCTGCAGAACGAGTGGCCGCTGTATGTGTTTGACGCGGCGCTGATGGGGCTTGTGGTCGTTGTATTTGGGATCCGGTATCCGAGTGATGTTAATCCCTATTCGCATGTCCATGAAAGGGTGGCGCTGGGCGAGGTTCACCAGGTCTAGGTTTATTTTCTGAACCTGGTATCATGTTATCCCCTGTTGGTTGCTTTGGAAAGCACATGGCCATCCCATCCACTCTGCTCTGATCTTCGCTATTGACTGTAGATAGGTAGTGATGACCTCTGTATACGACGTCTTGAGCACCGAGACGTGGAGTGCATCCCAGAAAGGCTGTTCTTGGGGTTAATTGTTTCAATTTCAATTTTATTTTGAGTGGAGTGTTACAACTTGCAGTTTTCCATTGCCACTGCCTGTTGGTGCGTGCGCACGAGATTgataaagctatttaaagttttatatagatacttAATCAATAGGTTATTTAGTTGTAAGGAGCAAGGTACTGGGTGTTAATTAGTGAGATACTTCACTATATACATTCCCTGGGACGAGTAGGCGACAGAACGACGCTCTAACCGacaaccaccaacccagGTCGGCATACTAGCTAGCCAAGGTAAGAAAGAATAATGCTCAGCCTTGGAGACGAGCTAAGCCTCGGTCTAGC
This genomic interval from Aspergillus puulaauensis MK2 DNA, chromosome 7, nearly complete sequence contains the following:
- a CDS encoding uncharacterized protein (COG:G;~EggNog:ENOG410PHCB;~InterPro:IPR020846,IPR011701,IPR036259;~PFAM:PF07690;~TransMembrane:10 (i61-81o101-123i130-152o158-178i190-211o223-245i364-383o389-408i429-448o460-482i);~go_function: GO:0022857 - transmembrane transporter activity [Evidence IEA];~go_process: GO:0055085 - transmembrane transport [Evidence IEA]), producing the protein MSPAKPASPIEVEDASKEKSLEAAPSLEESYMESGLSREDALFLASFSDERRKKCVRKIDWRLCPMLMILYLCAYIDRANIGNAKIEGLLESLDMSGADYNIALAIFFVPYVLFEVPSNILLARFKKPSVYLSILVLGWGTVMTLTGVVQNFSSLCAVRFLLGVFEAGFFPGAVWLISQWYLPHETQTRIAIFYTASALAGAFSGLLAFGLAKMNGVGGYAGWRWIFIIEGAASVLLAGLCYFCLVDSPQLSSRWLDPEEIRFLQLRKQAQRGRVVVDEKANKFDWKTLFKVVTDWHLYLQVLNFWSNAIPNYGLKFTLPQIIKNMGYTSANAQLLSIPPYIAGALSAYLFGLAADKLRWRMPIIVTGQTFSIIGFAILFALAENIESNIPACYFGVVLACIGLYPILPGTNAWTSNNLAGARKHAMGIAFMISIGNTGGLVGSFIYLEKEAPKYPTGFGSSLGFAAAGIAASTVLELRFWYVNRRNARIGRDQIQQMYSAEELQVMGDRSPLFKYML
- a CDS encoding Zn(II)2Cys6 transcription factor domain-containing protein (COG:S;~EggNog:ENOG410PWZR;~InterPro:IPR036864,IPR001138;~PFAM:PF00172;~go_function: GO:0000981 - DNA-binding transcription factor activity, RNA polymerase II-specific [Evidence IEA];~go_function: GO:0008270 - zinc ion binding [Evidence IEA];~go_process: GO:0006355 - regulation of transcription, DNA-templated [Evidence IEA]), translated to MQFSVVVDMGRRQHKKSRAGCIECKRRHVKCDEKRPICSHCISSERLCEYAPVRFQDMQPASTSRKRTRSIESPVSGSSVDSSPLTQLDPPVNMLHAELFYHLSTETLPSLSMDGSSMSILPTEVINYGLAAPYLLNELMALAALHLAILRESQRDFYRHHSTELQNHALRIFHGTEIDASGKPSVPAFLFSSILGLHLLCDTLVFRDQDFQSFLDRFVHYLRIHRGVRTVIGGNWSQLKQTPGLKSVLAEGEASLQMQNNDTEAAAVCRGLLARIRAAKLGPAITATYEQAIEALQQSMNAGQGGAPTDTRHVVAWSVMISVEFADMLVHRRPEALVILAHYAVLLHSCRDMWMFCDGGRFLIEPIDQYLGPEWAEWLEWPRHVLKESTSGRLATGTE
- a CDS encoding uncharacterized protein (CAZy:CE10;~COG:T;~EggNog:ENOG410PIFQ;~InterPro:IPR002168,IPR019826,IPR002018,IPR029058;~MEROPS:MER0033198;~PFAM:PF00135;~SECRETED:SignalP(1-18);~go_function: GO:0016787 - hydrolase activity [Evidence IEA]) — translated: MLISRLIHLAAFGTAVSAGDSRWPTSPPVVDLGYEIYQAIETNASTGHYTFSNIRYAAPPIYDLRWREPVPPQTNRSSIQSNSQAITCAQATPSWQIKTAPAVNGYLDSGVVPNVSYANLTSMVQYGQEDCLFLDVHVPKTVFDRAQNGAQVPVLVWIHGGGFTAGSKTSFGSPDTLLDRAAQNSDSVIYVALNYRLAAFGFLAGASFEKEGGLLNAGLFDQRMALQWIQDNIHRFGGDKRQVTVFGESGGGGSIMHHITAGGGAIPALFQRAVPQSPAYFPYRSAMENQNGFESFMGRANVTTLAEARKAPSEILVAANSHSIGETLPYHSPVYGPTPDGNLVLEDPKVHLRRREFDHSVEILVAHNSDEGLVLVPVIHTDAEYRALIKKILTSADSTTIDHIADVLYPPIFDGSKGYTNNYQRAAKTAGDAIIDCNAVSLGLAFGSQGRARSYYFSSYPGIHAQDTPYTFYSPGVQSGYALVETGPINQTVAYVLQDYIASFAVTGEPMSGLDGLGAIPPYTSNGTTVRLDSGGINITSDPALGDRCKWWALGRYN
- a CDS encoding RTA1 domain-containing protein (COG:S;~EggNog:ENOG410PVS1;~InterPro:IPR007568;~PFAM:PF04479;~TransMembrane:7 (o20-38i45-64o84-107i119-142o154-178i199-217o237-254i);~go_component: GO:0016021 - integral component of membrane [Evidence IEA]), which encodes MTELQTYKGFYLWHYVPSRVAAVIFLLLFLAATAFHSWKTWKHKTYFCICFALGCFFEFIGYCARTSAHNKTGKMMPFCIQNVFILLGPALFAASIYMVLGRVIVAVKGARHSLIPVKWLTKIFVAGDVVSFLIQGGAAGMMVSTDLASLGNKLVVVGLVVQVVMFGLFVVTAVIFQVRMSRDGGAGLEVFSGNFRWRFHLRTLYLVSLLVMVRSVFRVVEFVMGNDGYLLQNEWPLYVFDAALMGLVVVVFGIRYPSDVNPYSHVHERVALGEVHQV